A stretch of DNA from Deltaproteobacteria bacterium:
TTCCATTTCACAAAGGAGGTTGGCGCGGCAGACCGCGGCATTGACTATGGCATTGGGGAACCCTTCGACGCCGTGATGGCGAAGGATGTCGCGCAGGCGCGGGGCATCGCCGGCGTGCTTGACATACGTCACCGCCGAGACCAGGTCGCGCAGCGACGCGTTCTGCGCCGTCAGCAGGGCCTCCACGTTGATGATCATCCGCTCCACCTGGCGCTCGAAGTCGCCGACGTGGGCGGTGTGCCCTTCTTCGTCCACGCTCGCGGTTCCCGAAACGTAGAGCGCGACCTTGTTGGCCTCGACGACCTTCAGCCCGCGCGAGAAATCGGCGCCGTAAGTCCACGCCTCGTTGAGCGTGGGCGTGGTCATCACCCCGACTTCCAGCGGCGCGGGCGACTTGATGGCATAGAGGGACATCGAGAAATTGTGCCGGCCCGCGAACGGTGCCCCCCCGATGCCGGTGCTGGCCGGGCGCAGACTAATGCCGCTGCGGCGGAAGAACTCCCTGCGGGCGCGGTTGAACTCGGCGTAGTCGCGGTCGATGTCGCGCAAGTGGATCCAGGTGCGGACCACTTCGCCGAAGCTCAGCCCTTGCGCCCGCAAGAGCTGCTCGGCGGCGAGCAACATGCCGAAGGCTTCGTCGAACGCGCTGCCGTCGCTGCCGAAAATGTTGCCGGCATAGAGGTATTCTTGCGCCCCCAGGCGAACCACCCGCGCCGCAAAGCGCGCACTGGCGGCGCAGCCGCAGGTGGGCGCGCTCCACACCGTGCGCCCGAACTTCTGCGCCCGCTGGCGCGGAATCACCGCCAGCGCGGCGATCTCAACCCGCGCACGTGGGTCCAACGGCGGCTGCTCGATGCAGGTCGAAGCCGGCCGGCAAACTCGGCAGCTGAGCTCGCCCAGCACCTCTGTACGCACGCGCCGGAATGCGGCTAGGTCGCGGCCGATGTCACGGAAGAAGATGGTTTCGTGCACGACGTGACGTACGCCGCCGCCAGCCGCGGCCAGCGCCTGGTGGAGCCCCCGGTAAAGCGAGCGTGTCTGGCCGGCGACATCGCCCGCCGCCGCCCGCGCCGGCGCGCAGAGAATGAAGAACTCATCGGCCTCCGGGCCCGCAAAGCGGCGCATCGTGCACTTGCTGTCGTTCGAGTTGATCGTCAGTTGTTGCTCGCCGTACATCATGGCTCACCCCTTTCATCGACACGCCGCCAGCTCGACTGGCGCTGCCGCAGCCCGATCGCGGTTAAGGCCAAGCGCTTGCAAACGGCCGCCTGTCACGCGGGCGAGCGGCGCCGGCCCGGCGCGGTTACCCGCGGCATCAAACTCGATCCACCCGCTCAGCCCGTGACACCGTGTTGCCGCCAGCGCTGCCCGCGGGGATGCGCCCGCCCTGTCGGATTGCAGCGCCGCGAGCAACACCCGCGCGCCATCGTAACCGTAAGCCGCGGCCGCGCCCGGCTCGTGCCCGTAGGCCGCGATGTACTCGGAGCGAAAGCGCTCGGCCGCCGGCCCTGCCGGCGCGGGCGCGGCCAACACCATGCCTTCCGCCCCCTCCCCCGCCACCGCCAGGAAGGCCGTCGTGGCCAGCGCCAGGGGACCGAAGAAAGGCAAGCCGACACCCGCCCGGCGCAGCTGGCACACCACCCGCGCCGCCGCGCCGGCGGGCTGCAAGAAAAGCACCGCCTCGGCGTCTCCGGCACGCACTGCCTCCGCTACCCGGTCACCGTTCGCCTCGTTTTCAGCCACCGCGATCACCTGCGGCACGGCTGCGCCCCGAGCACTGAGCACCCGCGCAAACGTTTCGAATGCCACGCGCGAGTCGTACTGCGACTGCGCTAGCACCACCGCCAGGCGGCGCACGCCGTATAGCTCCTCGAGCAGCGCAGCAGCCTGCTGGCGATCATCGGGAACCAGGCGGAAGAACCACGGCACCTTGATCCGCGTCAGAGTCGAATCGGAGACCCACGGGGTGAGCAGCAGGAAGCGCCCTTTGCCGCGCGTCACTACCTGTTCGGCAAGGTGTGCGCTGCGGCCGTCAAGCGGACCGAGCACGGCCTGTACGCCCTCGCCGTACACCAACCGCACCAACTCGCCGGCGCCCGCGCTCCACTGGCCGGCCCCCGCCGCCGTCACCGCGCGGCACGCGAGCGGGCATTGCTGCAGCGCCAGCTCGGCGCCCCGGCCCACCTCCGCCGCTGCTGCCGCGCCCGCACCATCGGCGGCGAAAAACATCCCGATGCGCGCCTCACCCCCGCCAGCGGCCCCACCCGGCGCCGCTAAGATACATGCGATGAGCGCGGTGAGAAGACGGAAGCGGGGGTTACAACGAATCAAACGGATCAAGAGAATTGAGACCAACGGATGGGCGGGCTGGGAGGTCCCCATCCGGCCAATCCGCTTAATCGGTTCAATCCGCTGTAAAAGTCCTTGATCCACAAGCGCCTACTGCTTTTGCGCCGGACGGAAGTAGTGGAAGCGGCCGTCTTT
This window harbors:
- a CDS encoding ABC transporter substrate-binding protein, producing the protein MFFAADGAGAAAAAEVGRGAELALQQCPLACRAVTAAGAGQWSAGAGELVRLVYGEGVQAVLGPLDGRSAHLAEQVVTRGKGRFLLLTPWVSDSTLTRIKVPWFFRLVPDDRQQAAALLEELYGVRRLAVVLAQSQYDSRVAFETFARVLSARGAAVPQVIAVAENEANGDRVAEAVRAGDAEAVLFLQPAGAAARVVCQLRRAGVGLPFFGPLALATTAFLAVAGEGAEGMVLAAPAPAGPAAERFRSEYIAAYGHEPGAAAAYGYDGARVLLAALQSDRAGASPRAALAATRCHGLSGWIEFDAAGNRAGPAPLARVTGGRLQALGLNRDRAAAAPVELAACR